The Clostridium sp. DL-VIII DNA window TGTAAATCTTGTGCTACTTTTCTATATTTATCATCTGGTAAGTTATGTAACACACCTACTACAATAGCAGCTAATGCTAATGCTATAGCTGGATATAATGTCATTGCGCCTTTGATTCCAAGTAATGTTTCAGCACTTTGCTGAGCATTTGCAACATATCCAGTCATTCCTAATACACTTGCACTAACAAGAGCAGCGATAGATTGAGCAATTTTTCTTGAGAAGTTAAATGCAGCGTATGTTACACCTTCTTTTCTTATTCCTGTATGCCAGTGACCGTAATCTATAGCATCTGTAACAAATGCCCAAGTAACTCCATTTGGAATAGCTAATGCTACATATCCAATAGTAACTAAAATTGTGAAAGTAGTTGGATTTGTTGGTATTATAAAGTTTAATCCATTAGCGATAATTCCAATTACTAATCCTGTAATCGCAGTTTTCTTTTTACCGAACATTTTTACTAAGAATGGAATAGCAAATATACCAATTACAGAACATCCAATCATAATACCATTAACTTTTGGTTGAAGTGCAATATCTCCCAAGTTATATTGACAGAAGAAAATCATCATTCCATTATTTGTATTCATTGCTGAGATTGTAAATAATTGCATAAGAATTAAACATAATAGCGGTCTATTTGTGAATACAACTTTAAAATAGTCTTTAGCAGAAGCCTTTTCTGATTTACCTTCCCTGTTAACTACAACGTGTTCTTTTGTATTTATGAAACAGATAAAGAATGAAATAATTCCTATAACAGCCATAACAGCAGCTGCAATTGGATAACCAACTCTTTTATCACTAAACATCATAAGAATAGGTACGAAAGCTACACCTGTTATTAATTGTGCTCCTAATGAACCCGCCTGTCTAAATGTAGCTAATTGACTTCTTTCTTCTACATCCCTTGTCATAACCGATGCCAATGATCCATAAGGTACATTAGTAAATGAGTATACAAGTCCCCAAATCATATATGTTGCATAACCATATATAATTTTAGATGAAAGTGGTATTTCAGGCATAGTAAATGTGATA harbors:
- a CDS encoding glycoside-pentoside-hexuronide (GPH):cation symporter, with amino-acid sequence MENSLNNNELNNAKTDNKNVKLSLREKISYGFGDFGNGFMFDLGQSYLTKFFIDTCGISAGAVGGIFAFTKIFDAFMDPLAGSLIDGRKASKSGKFRPVMMISSIILALLTVITFTMPEIPLSSKIIYGYATYMIWGLVYSFTNVPYGSLASVMTRDVEERSQLATFRQAGSLGAQLITGVAFVPILMMFSDKRVGYPIAAAVMAVIGIISFFICFINTKEHVVVNREGKSEKASAKDYFKVVFTNRPLLCLILMQLFTISAMNTNNGMMIFFCQYNLGDIALQPKVNGIMIGCSVIGIFAIPFLVKMFGKKKTAITGLVIGIIANGLNFIIPTNPTTFTILVTIGYVALAIPNGVTWAFVTDAIDYGHWHTGIRKEGVTYAAFNFSRKIAQSIAALVSASVLGMTGYVANAQQSAETLLGIKGAMTLYPAIALALAAIVVGVLHNLPDDKYRKVAQDLQEGRWENGNLE